In the Clostridium sporogenes genome, one interval contains:
- the rpoD gene encoding RNA polymerase sigma factor RpoD, protein MKEKKNNPKDKNEKMKLVRRLIDKGKKTGSLSYKEIMDELEEIDLSPEQIEKIYDVLESMGVEVTGDMNEIDVKEEDIDLSVPEGIAIDDPVRMYLKEIGKVALLTSEEEIELAQRIEAGDMVAKKKLAEANLRLVVSIAKRYVGRGMLFLDLIQEGNLGLIKAVEKFDYRKGYKFSTYATWWIRQAITRAIADQARTIRIPVHMVETINKLIRVSRQLLQELGREPQPEEVAKIMEMPVDKVREIMKIAQEPVSLETPIGEEEDSHLGDFIPDDEAPAPAEAAAFTMLKEQLINVLDTLTPREEKVLRLRFGLDDGRARTLEEVGKEFNVTRERIRQIEAKALRKLRHPSRSKKLKDYLD, encoded by the coding sequence ATGAAAGAAAAGAAAAATAATCCTAAAGACAAAAATGAAAAAATGAAGTTAGTTAGGCGTTTGATAGATAAAGGTAAAAAAACTGGATCATTAAGTTACAAAGAAATTATGGATGAATTAGAAGAAATAGATTTAAGCCCAGAACAAATCGAAAAGATTTATGATGTATTAGAATCTATGGGTGTAGAAGTTACAGGTGATATGAATGAGATAGACGTGAAGGAAGAAGATATTGATTTATCAGTTCCTGAAGGTATTGCTATAGATGATCCTGTTAGAATGTATTTAAAAGAAATTGGTAAAGTAGCATTATTAACCTCAGAGGAAGAAATAGAATTAGCACAAAGAATAGAAGCTGGAGACATGGTTGCTAAGAAAAAATTAGCAGAAGCTAATTTAAGACTTGTTGTAAGTATTGCAAAGAGATATGTAGGAAGAGGAATGCTATTTTTAGATCTTATACAAGAAGGTAACCTAGGCTTAATAAAGGCTGTAGAGAAATTTGACTATAGAAAAGGTTACAAATTCAGTACTTATGCTACTTGGTGGATAAGGCAGGCTATTACAAGAGCTATAGCAGACCAAGCAAGAACTATAAGAATACCAGTTCATATGGTAGAAACTATAAATAAGCTTATAAGAGTGTCAAGACAACTATTGCAAGAATTAGGTAGAGAGCCGCAACCAGAAGAAGTAGCTAAGATTATGGAAATGCCTGTAGATAAAGTAAGAGAAATAATGAAAATAGCTCAGGAACCTGTTTCTTTAGAAACTCCAATTGGAGAAGAAGAGGATAGTCATTTAGGAGATTTTATTCCAGATGATGAAGCACCGGCGCCAGCAGAAGCAGCAGCTTTCACAATGCTAAAAGAACAACTAATTAATGTTTTAGATACATTAACACCAAGAGAAGAGAAAGTTTTAAGATTAAGATTTGGGTTAGATGATGGAAGAGCTAGAACATTGGAAGAAGTTGGGAAAGAATTTAATGTAACAAGAGAAAGAATAAGACAAATAGAAGCAAAAGCTTTAAGAAAATTAAGACATCCAAGTAGAAGTAAAAAGCTAAAAGATTATTTAGATTAA
- a CDS encoding Nif3-like dinuclear metal center hexameric protein, translating to MYLNVKNIENIIEEYAPLYLKESYDNVGLMVGDSKASVNKILVALDCTLDVIEEAKKKDCNLIVTHHPLLFKKPSSITTDTLLGKKIIELIKNDLNLYSSHTNLDSTENGFNQIVAELLNLHDLKILDPSNYNDNAGIGRIGYLKQEVALDKLCEFVKEVFNISILRYSGEDSLKIKKVAIINGSGQEYFNKAKALGADCIITGDTTYHYVSDLMEEKIAVIDAGHFHTEWPALQCFYKWLKNRIEEMGFKNDVLLAENNFSPYKYK from the coding sequence ATGTATTTAAATGTTAAAAACATAGAAAATATAATAGAAGAATATGCTCCTTTATATTTAAAGGAAAGTTATGATAATGTAGGACTTATGGTAGGAGACTCAAAGGCTAGTGTAAATAAAATATTAGTTGCTTTAGATTGTACTTTAGATGTAATAGAAGAGGCAAAGAAAAAAGATTGTAATTTGATAGTTACTCATCATCCTTTATTATTTAAAAAACCTTCTTCTATAACTACAGATACTTTATTAGGTAAAAAAATAATAGAATTAATAAAAAATGATCTAAATTTATATTCTAGTCATACAAATTTAGATTCTACAGAAAATGGATTTAATCAAATAGTAGCAGAACTTTTGAATTTACATGACTTAAAAATATTAGATCCTAGTAATTATAATGATAATGCAGGTATTGGAAGAATAGGATATTTAAAACAAGAGGTTGCTTTAGATAAACTATGCGAATTTGTTAAAGAAGTTTTCAATATTTCTATATTAAGATATTCAGGAGAAGACTCTCTAAAAATAAAAAAAGTAGCTATAATAAATGGTAGTGGCCAAGAGTATTTTAATAAAGCAAAAGCTTTAGGTGCAGATTGTATAATAACAGGAGATACTACATATCATTATGTAAGTGATTTAATGGAAGAAAAAATAGCTGTTATTGATGCAGGACACTTTCATACAGAATGGCCAGCTTTACAATGCTTTTATAAATGGTTAAAAAATAGAATAGAAGAAATGGGTTTTAAAAATGATGTTCTTTTAGCTGAGAATAATTTTTCACCCTACAAGTATAAATAG
- a CDS encoding helix-turn-helix transcriptional regulator, with the protein MKAIKLSERQEQIVELVKNNEPITSENLAGCLGVTRAALRPDLAILTMIGILEAKPKVGYIYSHKPSYSLLQDYINDIKVKDIMSKPVMVNENTTVYDSILHLFLNDVGTLFVHNEEILVGAVSRKDFLKVAMGGTDMHKVPVGIIMTRMPNIVCVDKEDSAYYAAQKIIEHEVDSLPVVEKVVKNNVEEFKIIGKVSKTNITKLFVKVGEKV; encoded by the coding sequence GTGAAGGCAATTAAATTATCTGAAAGACAAGAACAAATAGTAGAGCTAGTAAAAAACAATGAGCCAATAACTAGTGAAAATTTAGCAGGGTGTTTAGGTGTTACAAGAGCAGCCTTAAGACCAGATTTAGCAATATTGACTATGATAGGAATATTGGAAGCAAAGCCAAAGGTAGGATATATATATTCTCATAAGCCTTCATATAGTTTGCTTCAAGACTATATAAATGACATAAAGGTTAAAGATATAATGTCTAAACCTGTAATGGTAAATGAAAATACTACAGTGTATGATTCAATATTACATTTATTTTTAAATGATGTAGGAACATTATTTGTGCATAATGAAGAAATATTGGTTGGAGCAGTATCTAGAAAGGATTTTCTTAAAGTTGCTATGGGAGGCACTGATATGCATAAAGTACCTGTAGGAATTATAATGACAAGAATGCCAAACATAGTATGTGTAGATAAAGAAGATTCTGCTTATTATGCAGCTCAAAAGATAATAGAACATGAAGTTGATAGTTTGCCTGTAGTAGAAAAAGTAGTAAAAAATAATGTAGAAGAATTTAAAATTATAGGAAAAGTATCAAAAACTAATATCACAAAATTATTTGTAAAGGTTGGAGAAAAAGTTTAA
- a CDS encoding class I SAM-dependent methyltransferase, with amino-acid sequence MEISLRLKEIANMVDKCESVVDVGTDHGYIPIYLIKNNICKSAIAGDINKGPLDRAKNNINAHNLQNKIQCRLGPGLTKVYPTEVNAAIIAGMGGHLIKDILEESKEVFKSLDFLVLQPVQNPEALREHIYIMGYNILKESLIFEDNRFYEIIKIKYDKNHKSVDPIYYEVAEYLVNTKHPLIKNFLYNNIDKYKKILQYIREDTESAALRKAVIKEKIIKLEELVKCI; translated from the coding sequence ATGGAAATAAGTTTAAGATTAAAAGAGATAGCTAATATGGTAGATAAATGTGAATCTGTAGTAGATGTAGGTACAGACCATGGATACATTCCTATATATTTAATTAAAAATAATATTTGTAAAAGTGCTATAGCAGGAGATATAAATAAAGGACCTCTAGATAGAGCAAAAAATAATATTAATGCTCATAATTTACAAAATAAAATACAATGTAGGCTGGGTCCTGGGCTAACTAAAGTATATCCTACAGAGGTTAATGCTGCAATAATTGCCGGTATGGGGGGACATCTAATAAAGGATATATTAGAAGAATCAAAAGAAGTGTTTAAAAGTTTGGATTTCTTAGTACTACAACCAGTACAAAATCCAGAAGCTTTAAGAGAACATATATATATTATGGGATATAATATATTAAAAGAATCTTTAATATTTGAGGATAATAGATTTTACGAAATTATAAAAATAAAATATGATAAAAATCATAAATCTGTAGATCCTATATATTATGAAGTAGCAGAGTATCTTGTAAATACTAAACATCCCTTAATAAAAAATTTTTTGTATAACAATATTGACAAATATAAAAAAATACTACAATATATAAGAGAAGATACAGAAAGTGCAGCTTTAAGAAAAGCAGTAATAAAAGAAAAAATAATTAAATTGGAGGAGCTGGTAAAATGTATTTAA
- the ppdK gene encoding pyruvate, phosphate dikinase yields MENKKYVYLFSEGNASMRELLGGKGANLAEMTNLGIPVPTGFTVTTEACIKYYKDGKKLSDEIVQQITNAMEEVEKKTNKKFGSEENPLLVSVRSGARVSMPGMMDTILNLGLNDKTVESLSRLTNNERFAYDSYRRFIQMFSDVVMGIDKRDFEDVLDQVKEERGVQYDTDLTSEDLKKVVAKFKKIYKKEMEEDFPQEPKKQLLAAVTAVFGSWDNPRAIVYRRLNDIPGDWGTAVNVQSMVFGNMGETSGTGVAFTRNPATGENKIFGEYLINAQGEDVVAGIRTPQPIAKLKEDLPQCYEEFIDIARKLEKHYKDMQDMEFTIEQGKLYFLQTRNGKRTAQSALKIAVELVEEGTLEKEEALLKVDPKQLDTLLHPNFDENELKVAKVIATGLPASPGAACGRVYFTAEEAKIHHEKGEKVILVRLETSPEDIEGMVAAEGILTARGGMTSHAAVVARGMGTCCVAGCSEISINEKEKYFKASGKTYKEGDYISLDGSTGKVYGQCIKTVAPEISGYFGTFMEWADKVRVLKVRTNADAPRDAAQAVTFGAEGIGLCRTEHMFFQEERIPAVREMILAKTETQRRKALGKILPMQREDFIGIYEAMEERPVTVRLLDPPLHEFLPKDDDDIKELSKEMEVSFEELKNTVLSLHEFNPMMGHRGCRLAVSYPEIAEMQTTAIIEAAIEVTRNKGIKIKPEIMVPLIGEIKEMAYVKSIVVETANKVLERENVKMEYQVGTMIEIPRAALTADEIAKEAEFFSFGTNDLTQMTFGFSRDDAGKFLNSYYDKKIYEFDPFQKIDQTGVGKLVEMAAKLGKQTRPDIKLGICGEHGGDPSSIEFCHNVGLNYVSCSPFRVPVARLAAAQAQIKNPRK; encoded by the coding sequence ATGGAAAATAAGAAGTATGTATATCTTTTTAGTGAAGGAAATGCATCAATGAGAGAATTGTTGGGGGGAAAAGGTGCTAATTTAGCAGAGATGACTAATTTAGGAATTCCTGTTCCAACAGGATTTACAGTGACTACAGAGGCTTGTATAAAATATTATAAAGATGGTAAAAAATTATCAGATGAAATAGTACAGCAAATAACAAATGCTATGGAAGAAGTGGAAAAGAAAACTAACAAAAAATTTGGAAGTGAAGAAAATCCTTTATTAGTTTCAGTAAGATCAGGTGCTAGAGTTTCTATGCCAGGAATGATGGATACTATATTAAATTTAGGACTAAATGATAAGACTGTAGAATCTTTAAGTAGACTTACAAACAATGAAAGATTTGCCTATGATTCATATAGAAGATTTATTCAAATGTTTTCAGATGTAGTTATGGGAATAGATAAAAGAGATTTTGAAGATGTATTAGATCAAGTGAAAGAAGAAAGAGGAGTACAATACGATACAGATTTAACATCAGAAGATTTGAAAAAAGTTGTAGCTAAATTTAAAAAAATATACAAAAAAGAAATGGAAGAAGATTTTCCACAAGAACCTAAAAAGCAACTATTAGCAGCTGTTACAGCAGTATTTGGTTCATGGGATAATCCAAGAGCTATAGTATACAGAAGACTAAATGACATACCAGGAGATTGGGGAACAGCTGTAAATGTGCAATCAATGGTGTTTGGAAATATGGGAGAAACATCAGGAACAGGAGTTGCATTTACAAGAAATCCTGCTACTGGAGAAAATAAGATATTTGGAGAATATTTAATAAATGCTCAAGGTGAAGATGTTGTTGCAGGAATCAGAACTCCTCAACCTATAGCTAAATTAAAAGAAGATTTGCCACAATGTTATGAGGAATTTATAGATATTGCCAGAAAACTTGAAAAGCATTACAAAGATATGCAAGACATGGAATTTACTATAGAACAAGGTAAGTTATATTTCCTTCAAACTAGAAATGGTAAAAGAACTGCTCAATCTGCATTAAAAATAGCTGTAGAGTTAGTAGAAGAAGGAACTTTAGAAAAAGAAGAAGCATTATTAAAAGTAGATCCAAAGCAATTAGATACATTATTGCATCCTAACTTCGATGAAAATGAATTGAAGGTTGCAAAAGTTATAGCTACTGGTCTTCCAGCATCTCCAGGAGCTGCTTGTGGAAGAGTTTACTTTACAGCTGAAGAAGCTAAAATTCATCATGAAAAAGGTGAAAAGGTAATACTAGTAAGACTTGAAACATCCCCAGAAGATATAGAAGGAATGGTAGCAGCAGAAGGTATATTAACAGCAAGAGGTGGCATGACATCTCATGCAGCAGTTGTTGCTAGAGGTATGGGAACATGCTGTGTAGCAGGATGTTCAGAAATAAGTATAAATGAAAAAGAAAAATATTTTAAAGCATCAGGAAAAACTTATAAAGAAGGAGATTATATATCTTTGGATGGAAGCACAGGAAAAGTTTATGGTCAGTGCATAAAAACTGTGGCACCAGAGATAAGTGGATATTTTGGAACATTCATGGAATGGGCAGATAAAGTAAGAGTATTAAAAGTTAGAACTAATGCTGATGCTCCAAGAGATGCAGCTCAAGCAGTTACATTTGGAGCAGAAGGAATAGGTCTTTGCAGAACAGAGCACATGTTCTTCCAAGAAGAGAGAATACCAGCTGTTAGAGAAATGATACTTGCTAAAACAGAAACTCAAAGAAGAAAAGCTTTAGGCAAGATATTACCAATGCAAAGAGAAGATTTCATTGGGATATATGAAGCTATGGAAGAAAGACCAGTTACTGTAAGACTATTAGATCCACCACTACATGAATTCTTACCAAAAGATGATGATGATATAAAAGAATTATCAAAAGAAATGGAAGTAAGTTTTGAAGAATTAAAAAATACTGTATTATCATTGCATGAATTTAATCCAATGATGGGACATAGAGGTTGTCGTTTAGCTGTGTCTTACCCAGAAATAGCAGAAATGCAAACTACAGCTATAATAGAAGCTGCTATAGAAGTTACAAGAAATAAAGGAATAAAAATTAAGCCAGAAATAATGGTACCATTAATAGGAGAAATAAAGGAAATGGCTTATGTAAAATCTATAGTTGTAGAAACAGCTAATAAAGTACTAGAGAGAGAAAATGTAAAAATGGAATATCAAGTTGGAACAATGATAGAAATTCCAAGAGCTGCACTTACAGCTGATGAAATAGCTAAAGAAGCAGAGTTCTTCTCTTTCGGAACAAATGATTTAACACAGATGACTTTTGGATTCTCAAGAGATGATGCAGGTAAATTTTTAAATTCTTATTATGATAAAAAAATATATGAGTTTGATCCATTCCAAAAAATAGATCAAACTGGTGTTGGAAAGCTTGTAGAAATGGCAGCTAAACTAGGTAAACAAACAAGACCAGATATAAAATTAGGAATATGTGGAGAACATGGTGGAGATCCATCATCCATAGAATTCTGTCACAATGTAGGATTAAATTATGTGTCTTGTTCACCATTTAGAGTACCTGTAGCAAGATTAGCTGCAGCACAAGCTCAAATAAAAAATCCAAGAAAGTAA
- a CDS encoding deoxyguanosinetriphosphate triphosphohydrolase — protein MNIRESIEKKEKLILNEKACFSINSKGRKTSEPKDDIRTVFMIDRDRIIHSKSFRRLKHKTQVYIRTSGDHYRTRLTHTLEVAQIAKTIGKGIGLNEDLIEAIALGHDIGHVAFAHNGEEVLNELLPYGFKHNENSVRVLKKIEKEGRGLNLTKEVLDGILYHSGFSKKSHKAHTLEGQVVKYSDKIAYVNHDIDDSIRAGLLFQKDIPKDLLYCLGNTHGERINILVIDCIKNTLNNIEKGLIEVSLSDEKESALYELRKYLFKKIYNGKILKTEREKAKFVLKQVFDYFVKNPEKMPKLYKSIAKEEGLYVGVADYIAGMSDDYCLHLFNSIYVPKVVIY, from the coding sequence ATGAATATAAGAGAGAGTATTGAAAAAAAAGAAAAATTAATATTGAATGAAAAAGCATGTTTTTCTATAAATTCTAAAGGAAGAAAAACATCAGAACCTAAAGATGATATAAGAACAGTTTTTATGATAGATAGAGATAGAATTATTCATAGTAAATCCTTTAGAAGATTAAAGCATAAAACACAAGTATATATAAGAACTTCTGGTGATCATTATAGAACTAGACTTACTCATACTTTAGAGGTTGCACAGATTGCAAAAACTATAGGTAAAGGTATAGGTCTCAATGAAGACTTAATAGAAGCAATAGCATTAGGACATGATATAGGACATGTGGCTTTTGCTCATAATGGAGAAGAAGTATTAAATGAATTACTACCTTACGGTTTTAAACATAATGAAAATAGTGTAAGAGTTCTTAAAAAAATAGAAAAAGAAGGTAGAGGATTAAATTTAACTAAGGAAGTACTAGATGGTATATTGTATCATAGTGGATTTTCTAAGAAATCTCATAAGGCTCATACTTTAGAAGGTCAAGTAGTTAAGTATAGTGATAAAATTGCCTATGTAAATCATGATATAGATGATTCTATAAGAGCAGGACTTTTATTTCAAAAGGATATACCTAAAGATTTATTATATTGTCTTGGAAATACTCATGGAGAAAGAATAAATATTTTAGTTATAGATTGCATAAAAAACACATTAAATAATATAGAGAAGGGATTAATAGAAGTATCATTAAGTGATGAGAAAGAATCTGCTTTATATGAGTTAAGAAAATATTTATTCAAAAAAATATATAATGGAAAAATATTAAAGACAGAAAGAGAAAAGGCTAAATTTGTATTAAAACAAGTTTTTGATTATTTTGTTAAAAATCCTGAGAAAATGCCAAAACTTTATAAAAGTATAGCAAAGGAAGAAGGCTTATATGTAGGAGTAGCGGATTATATAGCAGGAATGAGCGATGATTATTGCTTGCATTTATTCAATAGTATATATGTACCTAAAGTAGTAATATATTAA
- a CDS encoding PH domain-containing protein produces MHKFKPISGSGLLSIVTNTIIYNAAVILIMLLVNSYEIMELLKICLIGLDIYFIYYIFMYSTVYYCLDQENMYINSIFGLKKVIIPIKEIQSYKKQSGYMKSMRISGFSKYYYAIGRNIIDKLGNTYMYVTSNKSILYLKTDKINYGISPEKVEEFEMILKQAGIKEGDWQFKLNKNTNIFKDKRYFTPFIIVTIMILIITLTPMIFYLYNLLPDKMPLVFDAKFTPVGFGEGKQFAFKQMMYGALNMVILFCMYYVSYFYSKYDKNYAYKFLYISLFFSTVFLIFQIRILYVFL; encoded by the coding sequence ATGCATAAATTTAAGCCTATAAGTGGATCAGGACTACTTTCTATAGTAACTAATACCATAATATATAATGCAGCAGTAATTTTAATAATGCTTTTAGTAAATTCTTATGAAATAATGGAATTATTAAAAATTTGTTTAATAGGATTGGATATATATTTTATTTACTATATATTTATGTATTCTACAGTTTATTATTGTTTAGACCAAGAAAATATGTATATAAATAGTATATTTGGATTGAAAAAAGTTATAATTCCTATTAAAGAAATACAAAGTTATAAAAAGCAATCTGGGTATATGAAAAGTATGAGAATATCTGGGTTCAGCAAATATTATTATGCAATAGGAAGAAATATAATAGACAAATTAGGTAATACATATATGTATGTAACCTCTAATAAAAGTATATTATATTTAAAAACAGATAAAATAAACTATGGTATATCTCCCGAAAAGGTAGAAGAGTTTGAAATGATACTAAAACAAGCTGGTATAAAAGAGGGAGATTGGCAATTTAAATTAAATAAAAATACCAATATATTCAAAGATAAAAGGTATTTTACTCCATTTATAATTGTAACTATTATGATATTAATAATAACTTTAACCCCTATGATATTTTATTTATATAATCTTTTACCAGACAAGATGCCCCTTGTATTTGATGCAAAATTTACTCCAGTAGGTTTTGGAGAAGGCAAACAATTTGCTTTCAAACAAATGATGTATGGAGCTTTAAATATGGTTATATTATTTTGTATGTATTATGTATCATATTTTTACTCAAAATATGATAAAAATTATGCTTATAAATTTTTATATATATCATTGTTTTTTTCAACAGTATTTTTAATATTTCAAATAAGAATATTATATGTTTTCTTATAA
- a CDS encoding CotS family spore coat protein — MAYMPKSFDINLLSEENVKKYVLPKYNLQTADICQIKFKNTEKQRAVYKITYGNSCYCLKKVYFDEADLLFVYSAVEWFYRNEIKVPRILPACDGNRFVNYNNMFFILTPWIEGEKCDYDRKEHIIYSIENLGKMHVSVENFVPIKGSRIKEKNDSIYRSHEKHFFQLLNCSNYAFKEKDKFSNIFLKNFEKNMLLAKTSVDIAHNINNNNLHRCLCHLDYVNKNIILSPNNDIWVIDFDKCAIDYRVHDIGYFLRRLLRRKNTNWDSKLTAEILECYDKFIPLNLDEYRYILSYLSFPQKSWKISRDYYKNINKCNKKSFQKILKSSVEYIDNQCKFVYLFGKHIEAKFGENLIQ; from the coding sequence ATGGCTTATATGCCTAAGTCATTTGATATAAACTTATTATCTGAAGAAAACGTAAAAAAATACGTTTTACCTAAATATAATTTACAAACTGCTGATATTTGTCAAATCAAATTTAAAAATACAGAAAAACAAAGAGCTGTTTACAAAATTACTTATGGCAATAGCTGCTATTGCTTAAAAAAAGTATATTTCGATGAAGCTGACTTATTATTTGTATATTCTGCTGTAGAATGGTTTTATAGAAATGAAATCAAGGTTCCTAGAATTCTTCCTGCTTGTGATGGAAACAGATTCGTAAATTATAATAATATGTTTTTTATACTTACCCCTTGGATTGAAGGAGAAAAATGTGATTATGATAGAAAAGAGCATATTATATATTCTATAGAAAATCTAGGTAAAATGCATGTTAGTGTAGAAAACTTTGTACCTATAAAAGGTAGTAGAATTAAAGAAAAAAATGACAGTATATATCGTTCTCATGAAAAACACTTTTTTCAACTTTTGAATTGTTCTAATTATGCCTTTAAAGAAAAAGATAAATTTTCTAATATTTTTCTAAAGAATTTTGAAAAGAATATGTTATTAGCAAAAACCTCCGTGGATATAGCTCACAATATAAATAATAATAACTTGCACAGATGCCTATGTCACTTAGATTATGTTAATAAAAATATTATATTATCACCAAATAATGATATATGGGTCATAGATTTTGATAAATGTGCTATAGATTATAGAGTACATGATATAGGTTATTTTTTGAGAAGACTTTTAAGAAGAAAAAATACAAACTGGGACTCAAAATTGACAGCTGAAATTTTAGAATGCTATGATAAATTTATTCCTTTAAATCTAGATGAATATAGATATATATTAAGTTATTTATCTTTTCCTCAAAAATCTTGGAAAATATCTAGAGATTATTATAAGAATATAAATAAATGTAATAAAAAATCTTTCCAAAAAATTTTAAAAAGTTCTGTAGAGTATATCGACAATCAGTGTAAATTTGTATATTTATTTGGTAAACACATAGAAGCTAAATTTGGAGAAAATTTAATACAATAA
- the dnaG gene encoding DNA primase, with protein MISEDVVQKVIELNDIVDVISGDIKLKNSGRNYFGLCPFHHEKTPSFSVSQDKQIYKCFGCGEAGNVVTYVMKTKNVAFPEAIKILAERVNIDIEEDKKENRNNPKDKIYRINVEAARYFFNNLIINKNAINYFLNRGVTKSIIKRFGLGYSKDSWDGLLRHLRAKGYTNLDMLSAGLIIKGKNGSYYDRFRNRVMFPVFDYRGKVIGFGGRVLNNAKPKYLNSPETMVFKKGVNLYGLNYAIKENKDRVLIIVEGYMDCITLHQYGIKDSVASLGTALTTNQARLLKRYADKVIISYDADTAGQLATLRGLEILKDVGLRVEILTVPDGKDPDEFIKAHGKEAYLKLVKEALPLIEYKIKIIKYGLNIKDKRQVIQYIDRYIKIIENLDPVEKDMYIRRLSEETNIEIQTLYDQLNKKNQNSRKNEEEVNMLEAFGQKLYLEPAYIRAERIILQLMFKYNNIYEYIKNNISEQEIIEETHRTIYKYIRDTLENSNIENKKLHIETLCNKNIETSKEWVNILNTNFIYKENESKKFIDDAILNIKKYKLEKYKEDLLKKIKEYEARGNLDETIKMSQELIKVKKTLGAMK; from the coding sequence TTGATATCGGAAGATGTCGTCCAAAAGGTAATAGAACTAAACGATATTGTAGATGTTATATCAGGGGACATAAAGCTTAAAAACAGTGGAAGGAACTATTTTGGGTTATGTCCTTTTCATCATGAAAAAACACCTTCCTTTAGTGTATCGCAGGATAAGCAAATATATAAATGTTTTGGATGTGGAGAAGCAGGAAATGTTGTTACTTATGTGATGAAGACTAAAAATGTTGCTTTTCCCGAAGCTATAAAAATTTTAGCAGAAAGAGTAAATATAGATATAGAGGAAGATAAAAAAGAAAATAGAAATAATCCCAAAGATAAAATATACAGAATAAATGTAGAGGCAGCTAGATATTTTTTTAATAATCTTATAATAAATAAAAATGCTATAAATTATTTTCTAAATAGGGGTGTTACGAAATCAATAATTAAAAGATTTGGATTGGGATACTCAAAAGATAGTTGGGATGGGCTTCTAAGGCATTTAAGAGCAAAAGGATATACGAATCTAGATATGTTATCTGCGGGGCTTATCATAAAGGGGAAAAATGGATCTTATTATGATAGATTTAGAAACAGAGTTATGTTTCCGGTCTTTGATTATAGAGGTAAGGTAATAGGTTTTGGAGGAAGAGTGCTGAATAATGCTAAACCTAAATACTTAAATTCTCCAGAAACCATGGTGTTTAAAAAGGGTGTAAATTTATATGGATTAAATTATGCAATAAAAGAAAATAAAGATAGAGTATTAATAATAGTAGAAGGATATATGGATTGCATTACATTACATCAATATGGAATAAAAGATTCTGTAGCATCTCTAGGAACAGCTCTAACTACAAATCAAGCTAGACTTTTAAAACGATATGCAGATAAAGTTATAATATCTTATGATGCAGATACAGCAGGACAATTAGCTACTTTAAGAGGCTTAGAAATATTAAAAGATGTAGGATTAAGGGTAGAAATATTAACAGTACCAGATGGGAAAGATCCAGATGAGTTTATAAAGGCCCATGGAAAAGAAGCTTACTTAAAATTAGTAAAAGAAGCATTGCCTCTTATAGAGTATAAAATAAAAATTATTAAATACGGTTTAAATATTAAAGATAAAAGGCAAGTTATACAATATATAGATAGATATATTAAAATTATAGAAAATTTAGATCCTGTGGAAAAAGATATGTACATAAGAAGACTTTCAGAGGAGACTAATATAGAAATTCAGACTTTATATGACCAATTAAACAAAAAAAACCAAAATTCTAGGAAAAATGAAGAAGAAGTGAATATGTTAGAAGCTTTTGGACAAAAATTGTATCTAGAACCAGCTTATATAAGAGCTGAAAGAATTATTCTCCAATTAATGTTTAAATATAATAATATTTATGAATATATAAAAAATAATATAAGTGAGCAGGAGATAATAGAGGAAACCCATAGGACAATATATAAATATATAAGAGATACTTTAGAAAACTCAAATATAGAAAATAAAAAATTGCATATAGAAACATTATGTAATAAAAATATAGAAACATCTAAGGAATGGGTAAATATATTAAACACAAATTTTATTTATAAAGAGAATGAAAGTAAAAAATTTATAGATGATGCTATTTTAAATATTAAAAAATATAAATTAGAAAAATATAAGGAAGATTTACTTAAAAAGATTAAAGAGTATGAAGCACGAGGAAATCTAGATGAAACTATAAAAATGAGTCAAGAACTCATAAAAGTAAAGAAAACCTTAGGGGCCATGAAATAA